Proteins from a genomic interval of Desulfovibrio piger:
- a CDS encoding GNAT family N-acetyltransferase, giving the protein MDIVHVRSHKKAWLPLLLVGDESEAMIDRYLERGELFVLHDPDARGLCVVTREGEGVAEIKNLAVAAAWRRRGYGRALIEFVCARYASSCHSLQLGTGEAPSTLAFYRACGFVPFDRIPDFFTRNYPQPIVEEGILLRDMVYLRRRLSAGG; this is encoded by the coding sequence ATGGATATCGTACATGTCCGTAGTCATAAGAAAGCCTGGTTGCCGCTCTTGCTCGTCGGGGATGAGAGCGAGGCCATGATAGACCGGTATCTGGAACGCGGGGAATTGTTCGTCCTTCATGACCCCGATGCCCGGGGGCTTTGCGTCGTGACCCGGGAAGGCGAGGGCGTGGCGGAGATCAAGAACCTGGCCGTGGCAGCCGCCTGGCGCAGACGCGGTTACGGCAGGGCGCTGATAGAATTTGTCTGTGCGCGATATGCCTCGTCCTGCCATAGTTTGCAGCTGGGGACAGGAGAAGCCCCATCGACGCTGGCATTTTACCGGGCCTGCGGTTTTGTGCCCTTTGACCGCATCCCTGACTTCTTTACCCGCAACTATCCCCAGCCCATCGTGGAAGAGGGCATACTCTTGCGTGATATGGTGTACTTGCGGCGCCGGCTGTCTGCCGGGGGATAG
- a CDS encoding 3'-5' exonuclease, producing the protein MTTGRYVALDFETSGYAAHSACAVGLCRIEDGVVTDSFYSLIRPPSSRVLFTHVHGLTWPMLKDAPTFTELWPQLVAFMEGSHALLAHNAGFDRRVLHASCQALELVQPQLPFLCTLKGARRSLPLASRALDSVCGYFGIPLDHHHAGSDARACAEIYLRLRGLGVTDGQMKL; encoded by the coding sequence ATGACGACAGGCCGGTATGTGGCCCTTGATTTTGAAACTTCCGGCTATGCGGCCCACAGCGCGTGCGCTGTGGGCCTTTGCCGCATCGAGGATGGCGTGGTGACGGACAGCTTTTACAGCCTGATCCGTCCGCCGTCCTCCCGTGTTTTGTTCACCCATGTGCATGGCCTGACCTGGCCCATGCTGAAAGACGCCCCCACCTTCACGGAACTGTGGCCGCAGCTCGTGGCCTTCATGGAAGGCAGCCATGCCCTTCTGGCCCACAATGCCGGCTTCGACCGCAGGGTGCTGCATGCATCCTGTCAGGCTCTGGAGCTTGTGCAGCCGCAGCTGCCGTTTTTATGTACGCTCAAGGGAGCGCGTCGCAGCCTGCCGCTGGCATCGCGGGCGCTGGACAGCGTCTGCGGCTACTTCGGTATCCCGCTGGATCATCATCATGCGGGGTCCGATGCCCGGGCCTGTGCGGAGATCTATTTGCGTCTGCGCGGCTTGGGCGTCACAGATGGTCAGATGAAATTGTAA